One window of the Shewanella litorisediminis genome contains the following:
- the hemL gene encoding glutamate-1-semialdehyde 2,1-aminomutase, whose protein sequence is MTRSETLFEQAKKTIPGGVNSPVRAFNGVGGTPRFIEKADGAYIYDADGKAYIDYVGSWGPMILGHNHPSIREAVLKAVHNGLSFGAPTELEVIMAEKVIEMVPSMDQVRMVSSGTEATMSAIRLARGYTKRDKILKFEGCYHGHADCLLVKAGSGALTLGQPSSPGIPEDFAKHTLTAVYNDLESVQSFFDQYPEDIACIIIEPVAGNMNCIPPVPGFLEGLRAICDKYGALFIIDEVMTGFRVSRSGAQGHYGVTPDLTTLGKVIGGGMPVGAFGGKKDVMQYLAPAGPVYQAGTLSGNPIAMTAGLAQLDALCADGLYEELAAKTKRIAEGFKAAADKHGIPMAINYVGGMFGFFFTDEQHITRFDQVTRCNMDHFRAFYHGMLDEGVYLAPSAYEAGFLSMAHGDKEIEETLAAADRVLARMK, encoded by the coding sequence ATGACCCGTTCCGAAACCTTGTTTGAACAGGCTAAAAAAACCATTCCCGGTGGGGTTAACTCACCGGTGCGCGCCTTCAATGGCGTGGGCGGTACCCCTCGCTTTATCGAAAAGGCCGATGGCGCATACATCTATGATGCCGACGGCAAGGCCTATATCGATTACGTGGGCTCCTGGGGCCCGATGATCCTGGGCCACAACCACCCAAGCATCCGCGAAGCCGTACTCAAAGCCGTTCACAATGGGTTGTCTTTCGGCGCCCCCACCGAGCTTGAAGTCATCATGGCCGAGAAGGTCATCGAAATGGTGCCTTCCATGGATCAGGTGCGTATGGTGAGTTCAGGCACTGAAGCCACCATGAGCGCCATCCGTCTGGCCCGTGGCTACACCAAGCGTGACAAAATCCTTAAGTTTGAAGGCTGCTACCACGGCCACGCCGACTGTCTGCTGGTAAAAGCAGGCTCAGGCGCCCTGACCCTGGGTCAGCCAAGCTCACCCGGTATCCCGGAAGACTTCGCCAAGCACACCCTGACCGCCGTGTATAACGACCTGGAGTCAGTGCAGTCTTTCTTCGACCAGTATCCTGAAGATATCGCCTGTATCATCATCGAGCCGGTTGCCGGCAACATGAACTGTATTCCACCGGTTCCCGGCTTCCTGGAAGGCCTGCGCGCCATCTGTGACAAGTACGGTGCCCTCTTTATCATCGATGAAGTGATGACTGGCTTCCGTGTATCCAGAAGCGGTGCCCAGGGCCACTATGGCGTGACCCCGGACCTCACCACTCTGGGCAAGGTGATTGGCGGCGGTATGCCTGTTGGCGCCTTTGGCGGCAAGAAAGACGTGATGCAGTATTTGGCACCGGCGGGCCCTGTGTATCAGGCCGGCACCCTGTCCGGTAATCCTATTGCCATGACTGCGGGCCTGGCTCAGCTCGACGCCCTGTGCGCCGATGGCCTGTATGAAGAACTCGCCGCCAAGACCAAGCGCATCGCCGAAGGCTTCAAGGCCGCTGCCGACAAGCATGGGATCCCGATGGCCATCAACTACGTTGGCGGCATGTTCGGCTTCTTCTTCACCGACGAGCAGCACATCACCCGCTTCGATCAGGTGACCCGTTGCAACATGGACCACTTCCGCGCCTTCTATCACGGCATGCTGGACGAGGGTGTGTATCTGGCGCCAAGTGCCTATGAGGCAGGCTTCCTGTCCATGGCCCACGGTGACAAAGAAATCGAAGAAACCCTGGCCGCCGCTGACCGCGTGCTGGCCCGCATGAAGTAA
- a CDS encoding aspartate carbamoyltransferase, with amino-acid sequence MTQFKGSHILSVNQFNLDSIHTIFNVAERMAPYALREKRTRVLDGAILGNLFFEPSTRTRVSFGCAFNLLGGRVAETVGMASSSLSKGESLYDTARVLSTYSDVIAMRHPDAYSVREFAEGSRVPVINGGDGPNEHPTQALLDLFTIQKELSHAGMSIDGMHIAMVGDLKFGRTVHSLSRLLCLYKNVSFTLISPKELAMPDYVIADIENAGHKVTITDQLEGNLDKADILYLTRIQEERFPSQDEANKYRGKFRLNRSIYTQHCKSNTVIMHPLPRDSRAQANELDNDLNSHPNLAIFRQADNGLLIRMALFALTLGVDEQLEKYECPVNWYSRKADF; translated from the coding sequence ATGACTCAGTTCAAAGGATCTCACATCCTCTCCGTAAACCAGTTCAATCTGGACTCCATTCACACTATTTTCAATGTTGCCGAGCGTATGGCGCCCTATGCGTTACGGGAAAAACGTACCCGGGTGTTGGATGGTGCCATATTGGGGAACCTGTTCTTTGAACCCAGCACCCGTACCCGGGTGAGCTTTGGCTGTGCCTTTAACCTGCTGGGCGGCCGCGTGGCCGAAACCGTGGGCATGGCTTCATCTTCACTGTCCAAGGGTGAATCGCTGTACGACACAGCCCGTGTGCTCTCGACTTACTCAGATGTGATTGCCATGCGTCATCCCGATGCTTACTCGGTGCGCGAATTCGCCGAGGGTAGCCGGGTGCCGGTGATAAACGGTGGCGACGGCCCCAACGAACATCCGACTCAGGCTCTGCTGGATTTGTTCACCATCCAGAAGGAACTGAGCCACGCCGGTATGAGCATTGATGGCATGCACATCGCCATGGTGGGCGACCTCAAATTTGGCCGCACGGTACACTCGCTGTCGCGCCTGCTGTGCCTGTACAAGAATGTCAGCTTTACCCTGATTTCTCCCAAAGAGCTGGCAATGCCCGATTATGTGATTGCCGACATTGAAAATGCCGGCCATAAGGTCACAATAACCGATCAGCTGGAAGGCAATCTGGACAAGGCCGACATCCTGTACCTGACCCGAATTCAGGAAGAGCGATTCCCCTCACAGGATGAAGCCAACAAGTATCGCGGCAAGTTCCGTCTCAACCGCAGCATTTACACCCAGCACTGTAAGTCCAATACGGTGATCATGCATCCGCTCCCCCGGGACTCACGTGCCCAGGCCAACGAGCTGGACAACGATTTGAACAGCCATCCGAACCTGGCCATCTTCCGCCAGGCCGATAACGGGCTGCTTATTCGCATGGCACTGTTTGCCCTGACTTTGGGCGTGGACGAGCAGCTGGAAAAGTACGAGTGTCCGGTTAACTGGTATTCACGTAAGGCTGACTTCTAA
- a CDS encoding general secretion pathway protein GspB, whose translation MSILLDAVTRSKQQENGFDPVSSPRPQYRPDKAPIRPGKLLLLPAALSLAVAAAWGVNQWWLQPAPQSSMHLPVQAGAASAANVVSNPAQTIVPNKTSLVQMPVTQSPSEPVISTNSDTGNGVRLAGKAALPAPVNLNTDYGVVNPPPVAVGDPNSDLSFEVAEETAEARAARLEALMAAGVTDDQRRAFDEVMQTEESRPRQVLTQSQSARAPSTQGMAALQAEVDKAAAEFGLQRTEPKPVSRSDSNTLSGDALVQAFEAALKEVEFTESANRDVTPAPVSTIPQTSDYPRYGDLPAGLQLQVPEFTIMAHVYSNDPSQRWLNVDGAELQEGDSIKGSLSIVEIRPRDVVLSIDGTAFKVPAI comes from the coding sequence ATGTCTATCCTGCTCGATGCCGTAACCCGCAGCAAGCAACAGGAAAACGGCTTTGATCCTGTATCCAGCCCTCGTCCGCAATATCGCCCTGATAAGGCACCAATCAGACCCGGAAAGCTGCTGTTATTGCCCGCGGCGCTATCGCTGGCTGTGGCCGCAGCCTGGGGGGTAAACCAGTGGTGGTTGCAGCCTGCACCGCAAAGCAGCATGCATCTGCCTGTTCAGGCCGGGGCGGCCAGCGCCGCAAACGTGGTTTCAAACCCGGCTCAAACAATTGTACCCAATAAGACTTCCCTGGTTCAGATGCCTGTTACCCAATCCCCGTCCGAGCCGGTTATTTCCACCAACAGTGACACGGGCAATGGCGTGCGTCTTGCGGGCAAGGCGGCGCTGCCAGCTCCGGTAAACCTCAATACTGACTATGGTGTTGTCAATCCGCCCCCCGTTGCCGTTGGCGACCCCAATTCAGATCTCAGCTTTGAGGTGGCAGAAGAAACCGCCGAGGCAAGGGCTGCACGACTGGAGGCTCTGATGGCTGCCGGTGTTACCGATGACCAGCGCCGGGCCTTCGATGAAGTGATGCAAACCGAAGAGTCTCGCCCAAGGCAGGTACTGACGCAAAGCCAGAGCGCCAGAGCCCCGAGCACCCAGGGCATGGCTGCCCTGCAAGCCGAAGTGGATAAAGCGGCAGCCGAATTTGGCTTACAGCGCACTGAACCCAAGCCCGTCTCCCGCAGTGACAGCAATACCCTCAGTGGTGATGCGCTGGTGCAGGCCTTTGAAGCAGCGCTCAAAGAAGTGGAGTTTACCGAGTCGGCAAACCGGGATGTCACACCAGCACCCGTATCGACCATTCCACAAACCTCTGACTACCCCAGATACGGTGATTTACCCGCCGGATTGCAGTTGCAGGTGCCTGAATTCACTATCATGGCCCATGTGTACTCCAATGATCCCAGTCAGCGCTGGCTGAATGTGGATGGTGCTGAGTTGCAGGAGGGCGATAGCATCAAAGGGTCGCTGAGCATTGTTGAAATCCGTCCACGGGACGTGGTGCTCTCCATCGATGGCACGGCCTTTAAAGTGCCGGCTATCTGA
- the nhaD gene encoding sodium:proton antiporter NhaD, which produces MLHTFLIILAILALLSIIFEEVTHLNKAKTTLFLGCISWVTLFIASGGGEHSQLVAHELNENLLEIATLWLFLMSTMTFVAYLNAKGMIQIMVQKVFPQRVSVRMLMIQVALFALILSAFCDNVTATLVSLGLLTTFKLDKQMRRRMAVLIIFAVNSGGVALITGDVTTLMIFLSGHVHISELLILFIPAAVSVFLLAILFSMNAKGEVSTTPINRSYQPVDIAIAVIFFITIIMTMALNVLFGIPPVLTFLTGLSVMFLVGHTIRSDKEEIKILEYIRQVEYDTLLFFLGILLLVGMLKEIGTLELLTQVYAMYDPNISNFVTGMGSAVLDNVPLTAALLKAEPVLSTPEWLGLTYAVGVGGSLLVIGSAAGIIAMSKVKELTFVTYLKYVPSLLLSYVVGYGLTLLIAYQFYG; this is translated from the coding sequence ATGCTCCATACCTTTCTGATCATTTTGGCGATACTGGCCTTGCTCAGTATCATCTTCGAAGAGGTGACTCACCTCAATAAAGCCAAAACCACCCTGTTTCTTGGCTGTATTTCCTGGGTAACCCTGTTTATCGCCTCAGGTGGTGGTGAACACTCGCAGCTGGTTGCCCATGAGCTCAATGAAAACCTGCTTGAAATCGCCACCCTCTGGCTTTTTTTGATGTCGACCATGACTTTTGTGGCCTACCTCAACGCCAAGGGCATGATCCAGATAATGGTACAGAAAGTATTCCCGCAGCGGGTATCTGTGCGGATGCTGATGATCCAGGTGGCGCTGTTCGCCCTTATCCTGTCGGCCTTCTGTGATAACGTGACTGCCACCCTGGTATCCCTTGGCCTGCTGACCACCTTTAAACTCGATAAACAAATGCGCCGCCGGATGGCGGTGCTCATTATCTTTGCGGTGAACTCAGGCGGTGTGGCCCTTATCACGGGTGACGTGACCACCCTGATGATCTTCCTCTCCGGCCACGTACACATCTCTGAACTGCTTATCCTCTTTATCCCTGCAGCGGTGAGCGTGTTCCTGCTGGCAATCCTGTTCTCCATGAATGCCAAGGGTGAAGTGAGCACGACCCCTATCAACCGGTCGTATCAGCCGGTGGACATTGCCATTGCGGTAATTTTCTTTATCACCATCATCATGACCATGGCGCTGAACGTACTCTTTGGCATCCCACCTGTGCTGACGTTCCTGACCGGTCTGTCGGTGATGTTCCTCGTGGGGCATACCATTCGCTCCGACAAAGAAGAAATCAAGATCCTCGAATACATCCGCCAGGTGGAATACGACACCCTGCTGTTCTTCCTCGGGATCCTGCTCTTGGTTGGCATGCTTAAAGAGATCGGAACCCTTGAGCTGCTGACTCAGGTTTACGCCATGTATGACCCCAATATCTCCAACTTCGTGACGGGCATGGGTTCGGCGGTTCTCGATAACGTGCCGCTGACGGCTGCATTGCTCAAAGCAGAGCCAGTGCTGTCAACACCTGAATGGCTGGGCCTTACCTATGCCGTGGGTGTGGGTGGTTCGCTGCTGGTGATTGGTTCAGCTGCCGGTATCATCGCCATGAGCAAGGTGAAGGAACTGACCTTCGTCACCTACCTTAAGTACGTGCCTTCTCTGCTGCTCTCTTACGTGGTGGGCTATGGTCTGACACTGCTGATTGCCTACCAGTTTTATGGCTGA